Below is a genomic region from Spirosoma radiotolerans.
TATCGGGAAGTGACGCTGCTTGGGCAAAATGTAGACTCGTATAAATGGGTAGAAGAGGTAGCAGGAGCAACTTCTCACTCTTCACTCCTCGCGCCTACTACCACTACAACCACCTTCGCGCTCCTGCTCGAAATGGTTGCCCTGATCCACCCCGATCTTCGGGTTCGGTTCTCGACCTCGCATCCAAAAGATATTACGGATGACGTACTACACACCATGGCCCGGTACGACAACATCTGCAAGTATATTCACCTACCCGCTCAAAGCGGCAACAGCCGGGTGTTGAAGTTGATGAACCGGACCTACGACCGTCCCTGGTATATCAACAAGATCGACCGCATCCGTGAGATTCTGGGTGACGACTGCGGCATCTCGACCGACATGATCTCGGGCTTCTGCACCGAAACGGAAGAAGAGCACCAGGAATCGCTGTCGCTCATGGACTATGTACGTTACGACTACGCCTACATGTTTGCCTATTCGGAACGGCCGGGGACACTGGCAGCCAAAAAATACGCCGACGATATTCCAGAGGACATCAAGAAACGTCGTTTGAACGAAATTATCGCTCGTCAACTCGAGCACTCTGCCGAACGGAATCAACGACATATCGGGCAGACACAACGCGTGCTGATTGAAGGCTCCTCCAAACGATCCGACGACTTCCTGTGCGGCCGAAACGACCAGAACAAAATGGTCGTTTTCCCGAAAGGAGATCACCAGAAGGGCCAGTACGTCAACGTGTTAGTAACCGAATGCACATCGGCAACCCTCCGGGGAGAAGTTGTCTAGTGTTTACGGTATTCGATTTTCGGTGAATCAGGTTAACATGATTAACCCACCGAAAACCGAATACCGAATACCGTAAACTTTTATGAATCAACAGGAAATTCAAAGCGTCAAACAACGCTTCGGTATAATTGGTAATGCAGCTGGCCTCAACTACGCTATCAACGTGGCGATGCAGGTAGCCGCGACCGATCTGACTGTGCTCATCACGGGCGAGAGTGGCAGTGGTAAAGAGTCTTTTTCCAAGATTATTCACAGCCTGAGCGCCCGCAAGCACGGTCAATTTATTGCCATCAACTGTGGAGCCATTCCCGAAGGCACCATTGACTCGGAGCTCTTCGGCCATGAAAAGGGCTCCTTTACGGGGGCGGTTGATTCCCGAAAGGGTTATTTTGAAACGACTAACGGAGGCACCATTTTCCTGGATGAGATTGGTGAGATGCCCCTGGGAACACAGGCTCGCTTGCTTCGTGTCCTCGAAAACGGTGAATTTATTCGGGTTGGCTCCTCGAAAACTCAAAAAACGGATGTACGGGTCGTCGCAGCGACCAACGTCAATTTGATGGAAGCGGTGGAGAAAGGTAAATTTCGGGAAGACCTCTATTACCGGCTCAATACGGTGCCTATTTTCGTGCCTCCCCTGCGCGAACGTGGGATGGATATCGAACTGCTATTCCGCAAGTTTACGACCGATTTCGCCGAACGATACCGCATCAAACCCTTGCAACTGACCGACGCAGCCAAACAGGTGTTGGTTCAGTATCCGTTTCCGGGAAATATCCGGCAACTGAAAAACATTGCGGAACAGGTATCTATTCTGGAATCGGAACAGAATAAACCTATCGACTCGGAAACCTTGTCGAAATACCTGCCGCAACAGCAGCCGCCGAACCGAACAGTCGCCTTGTTTCCGCAGGCGAGTGGCAGTGCCGATAACTTTTCGGAACGCGACCTACTCTACAAAGTGCTATTCGATATGCGCCGGGACGTGAATGACCTGAAAAAGCTCGTTCGCGATGTGCTGCTGGGCAACGGCCAGGATACCGGACAGATTCTGCATACCCATAAAG
It encodes:
- the miaB gene encoding tRNA (N6-isopentenyl adenosine(37)-C2)-methylthiotransferase MiaB; this encodes MTLIPELTILQPADKEQIDLPRTSEDELAIGKKRLYIESYGCQMNFADSEVVAAVMRNAGYATTSSANEADVIFLNTCAIRDNAEQKVRHRLKHLTGLKRQKPELMVGILGCMAERLKTKLLEEEKVVDIVAGPDAYRDIPKLVEEAESGQKAVNVFLSREETYADIAPIRLNSNGVTAFVSIMRGCDNMCSFCVVPFTRGRERSRDPHSIIREAQDLFDQGYREVTLLGQNVDSYKWVEEVAGATSHSSLLAPTTTTTTFALLLEMVALIHPDLRVRFSTSHPKDITDDVLHTMARYDNICKYIHLPAQSGNSRVLKLMNRTYDRPWYINKIDRIREILGDDCGISTDMISGFCTETEEEHQESLSLMDYVRYDYAYMFAYSERPGTLAAKKYADDIPEDIKKRRLNEIIARQLEHSAERNQRHIGQTQRVLIEGSSKRSDDFLCGRNDQNKMVVFPKGDHQKGQYVNVLVTECTSATLRGEVV
- a CDS encoding sigma-54 interaction domain-containing protein, producing MNQQEIQSVKQRFGIIGNAAGLNYAINVAMQVAATDLTVLITGESGSGKESFSKIIHSLSARKHGQFIAINCGAIPEGTIDSELFGHEKGSFTGAVDSRKGYFETTNGGTIFLDEIGEMPLGTQARLLRVLENGEFIRVGSSKTQKTDVRVVAATNVNLMEAVEKGKFREDLYYRLNTVPIFVPPLRERGMDIELLFRKFTTDFAERYRIKPLQLTDAAKQVLVQYPFPGNIRQLKNIAEQVSILESEQNKPIDSETLSKYLPQQQPPNRTVALFPQASGSADNFSERDLLYKVLFDMRRDVNDLKKLVRDVLLGNGQDTGQILHTHKDLFDSISSDMDNRPLAETNTARLLPPVNGIVRPETAPPRATAPASETYGSHPPVQIYDDVDGDVNDLTEVEDVTHETEEDDSLSLERQEKEMILKALRRNNNKRKYAAQALGISERTLYRKIKQYEIDEE